A single window of Zea mays cultivar B73 chromosome 10, Zm-B73-REFERENCE-NAM-5.0, whole genome shotgun sequence DNA harbors:
- the LOC103642594 gene encoding peroxidase 52: MAKLSAAAVVASLCCCCVLLAGKPAAANDGGFERTVFELVNAAIRGNSTVGGGDPRVGPALIRLLFHDCWVNGCDGSVLLDETPADGTDTEKKAGKSIGLGGFDVIDRIKAELLRSGDDASCADILAFAARDAVGVLSGGRIRYPVRRGRGDGVTSSSAAADAALPSHTPSGGFSELEANFAARGFGKGDLAALCGAHAVGVSHAASFADRLAPSVAAAGQINGTYRLALASRQELLPLTLNYSTATSESMSMSNNVRDTEPAFRAASSYSGVGVDTAARGALDNSYYTANLQNMVLLKSDWELTQDEHTLGRLVQYRDDADRWSEDFGKAMEKLSDLGPPVGARLEIRKKCRLTNPSPRQALVRALKHFLQRRHDQISCLLKLFNAGLVLVL, encoded by the exons AGCTAGTGAACGCCGCCATCAGAGGCAACtccaccgtcggcggcggcgaccCCCGCGTCGGCCCCGCCCTGATCCGCTTGCTGTTCCACGACTGCTGGGTAAAT GGCTGCGACGGATCCGTGCTGCTGGACGAGACTCCCGCCGACGGGACCGACACCGAGAAGAAGGCGGGCAAGAGCATAGGCCTGGGCGGCTTCGACGTGATCgacaggatcaaggcagagctccTCCGGTCCGGCGACGACGCGTCGTGCGCCGACATCTTGGCCTTCGCGGCACGCGACGCGGTCGGCGTCCTCAGCGGCGGACGGATCAGGTACCCGGTGCGCCGCGGCCGCGGGGACGGCGTGACGTCGTcgtccgccgccgccgacgcggcGCTCCCGTCACACACGCCGTCCGGCGGCTTCTCCGAGCTGGAGGCCAACTTcgccgccaggggcttcggcaagGGCGACCTCGCCGCGCTCTGCGGCGCGCACGCGGTCGGCGTCTCACACGCAGCCTCCTTCGCCGATCGCCTCGCCCCGTCGGTCGCCGCCGCCGGACAGATCAACGGCACGTACCGGCTAGCCCTCGCCTCGCGGCAGGAGCTGCTGCCGCTGACGCTGAATTATTCGACGGCGACGTCGGAGAGCATGAGCATGAGCAACAACGTCCGCGACACGGAGCCGGCGTTCCGGGCGGCGTCCAGCTACAGCGGCGTCGGGGTGGACACGGCGGCCAGGGGCGCCCTGGACAACAGCTACTACACGGCCAACCTGCAGAACATGGTGCTGCTCAAGTCCGACTGGGAGCTCACCCAGGACGAGCACACCCTGGGTCGTCTGGTGCAGTACAGGGACGACGCGGACAGATGGAGCGAGGACTTCGGCAAGGCCATGGAAAAGCTCAGCGACCTGGGGCCTCCCGTCGGGGCGCGCCTCGAGATCAGGAAGAAGTGCAGGCTCACCAACCCGAGTCCTCGACAAGCACTTGTGCGCGCGCTGAAGCATTTCTTACAAAGACGCCACGACCAGATATCTTGTTTGCTAAAACTTTTCAATGCAGGGTTGGTGTTAGTCCTGTAA